Within the Enterobacter roggenkampii genome, the region CGTCGCGGAGCCGAATTTAACCGCGAACAGGCGATTATCGATGCGGCGAAAGAGCTGGGCGACAGCGGTGCCGACCTCTATAAGGTGGAGATGCCGCTGTTTGGTAAGGGCACGCAGCAGGAACTGCTGACGGCCTCGCAGAAGCTGAACGAGAACATCGCCATGCCGTGGGTGATCCTCTCCTCCGGCGTGGACGATAAGCTGTTCCCGCGCGCCGTGAGCGTGGCGATGCAGGCTGGGGCATCGGGCTTTTTAGCCGGTCGCGCCGTCTGGTCCTCTGTGATTGGCCTGCCGGACACCGAGCTGATGCTACGTGATATCTCCGTCCCCAAACTTCAGCGTCTGGGTGAGATCGTCGACGAAATGATGGCTCGCCGTTAAGAAAGGACCCGAACATGAAATGGTTTAACACCCTGAGCCATAACCGCTGGCTCGAGCAAGAGACCGACCGCATTCTCGATTTCGGTAAAAACGCCGCCGTACCGACCGGCTTTGGCTGGCTGGGCAATAACGGCCAGGTGCGCAGCGATATGGGCACGCATCTGTGGATCACCGCGCGTATGCTGCACGTTTACGCGGTGGCGGCGAACATGGGACGCCCCGGCGCATATGCGCTGGTTGAGCACGGCATTAATGCCCTGAACGGCCCGCTGCGCGACAAGCAGCACGGCGGCTGGTACGCCTGCGTAAACGATGAAGGCGTCATTGACGCCTCCAAGCAGGGCTATCAGCACTTCTTCGTCCTGCTGGGCGCGGCGAGCGCCGTCACTACTGGCCATCCGCAGGCGCGCAGGCTGCTGGACGATGCCATCGAGGTGATTGAGCGCTACTTCTGGAGCGAACAGGAGCAGATGTGCCTGGAGTCCTGGGATGAAGCCTTCAGCAAAACGGAAGACTATCGCGGCGGTAACGCCAACATGCACGCCGTGGAAGCCTTCCTCATCGTCTATGACGTGACCCACGATCGTAAGTGGCTCGACCGCGCCCTGCGCATCGCGTCGGTAATTATTCATGACGTGGCGCGCAAAGGGGAGTATCGCGTTAACGAGCATTTCGACACCAGCTGGAATCCGATCCGCGATTACAACATTGATAATCCCGCCCACCGCTTCCGCGCCTACGGCGGCACGCCGGGGCACTGGATTGAGTGGGGCCGCCTGATGCTGCACCTGCGCGCCGCGCTGGAAGCGCGCTTTGAAACCCCGCCAGATTGGCTGCTGGAAGATGCAAAAGGCCTGTTCCACGCCACCATCCGCGACGCCTGGGCACCCGACGGCGCCGACGGGTTTGTCTATTCCGTGGGCTGGGACGGCAAGCCAATCGTCCGCGAACGCGTGCGCTGGCCAATCGTCGAGGCGATGGGTACGGCCTATGCCCTCTATACCGTGACCGGCGAAGCGCAGTACGAAGCCTGGTATCAGAAGTGGTGGGATTACTGCATCAAGTACCTGATGGACTACGAAAACGGTTCGTGGTGGCAGGAGCTGGACACCAACAACGAAGTGACCACCAAAGTCTGGGACGGCAAGCAGGATATTTACCACCTGCTGCACTGCCTGGTGATCCCCCGCCTGCCGCTGGCCCCGGGCTTAGCCCCTGCCGTCGCCGCCGGATTACTGGATAGCCTGGCCAAATAATAAAGACGGAGTGTTTATGCGTACCCTACACAATATTGACCTGAAAAATAACGAAAGTGGCTTCACCCTGCGCTGGCAGGACCGTCTGATTTTATCCCACACCGCGGATGCCCCTTGCCTGTGGATTGGCGCAGGCGAGGCGGATATCGAGATGTTTCGCGGCAACTTCAGCATCAAAGACAAGCTCAACGAAAAGATTGCCCTGACGGACGCGACCGTCACGCAGCAAAGCGCGGGCTGGGCGATCCGCTTTACCCGCGGCGATGCCGTAAGCGCGACGCTGCTGGTGGGCGTGGATGCGGAAGGCCGTCTGGAGCTGAAGCTGAAAAATGACGCCGCCAGCCATAACCGCATCTGGCTGCGGCTGGCAGCTCAGCCGGAAGATCATATCTACGGCTGCGGCGAGCAGTTCTCGTACTTCGACCTGCGCGGCAAGCCGTTCCCGCTGTGGACCAGCGAGCAGGGCGTGGGCCGCAATAAGCAGACCTACGTCACCTGGCAGGCCGACTGCAAAGAGAACGCGGGCGGCGACTACTACTGGACCTTCTTCCCGCAGCCTACCTTCGTGAGCACCCAGAAGTACTACTGCCACGTGGATAACAGCTGCTACATGAACTTTGACTTCAGCGCCCCGGACTTCCACGAGCTGGCGTTCTGGGAAGATAACGCCACGCTGCGCTTCGAATGTGCGCAAACGTACGTCGATCTGCTGGAAAAACTGACCGGCCTGCTGGGGCGTCAGCCGGAGCTGCCGGACTGGGTGTACGACGGCGTGACGCTGGGCATTCAGGGCGGCACCGAGGTGTGCCAGCAGAAGCTCGACGCCATGCGCGAGGGCGGCGTGAAGGTCAACGGCATCTGGGCGCAGGACTGGTCCGGCATTCGCATGACCTCCTTTGGCAAACGCGTGATGTGGAACTGGAAGTGGAACAGCGCGCTCTATCCGCAGCTTGATGCGCGTATTGCGAAGTGGAAAGAGGAAGGGGTTCAGTTCCTCTCCTATATCAACCCGTACGTCGCCAGCGATAAAGATCTCTGCGAAGAGGCCGCGAAACGCGGCTATCTGACCAAAAACGCCAACGGCGAGGACTACCACGTCGAGTTCGGCGAGTTCTACGCGGGCGTTATCGACCTGACCAACCCGGCAGCCTACGACTGGTACAAAGAGGTCATTAAAAAGAACCTGATCGAACTGGGCTGCGGCGGCTGGATGGCCGATTTCGGGGAGTACCTGCCGACCGACACCTTCCTGCATAACGGCGTGAGCGCGGAGATCATGCATAACGCCTGGCCTGCCCTGTGGGCCAAATGTAACTACGAAGCGCTTCAGGAGACCGGCAAGCTCGGCGAGATCCTGTTCTTCATGCGCGCGGGCTATACCGGCAGCCAGAAGCACTCGGTGATGATGTGGGCGGGGGATCAGAACGTCGACTGGAGCCTGGACGACGGTCTGGCGTCCGTCATCCCTGCGGCGCTGTCGCTGGCGATGACCGGGCACGGCCTGCACCACAGCGACATCGGCGGCTATACGACCCTGTTCGAGATGAAGCGCAGCAAAGAGCTGCTGCTGCGCTGGTGCGACTTCAGCGCCTTTACGCCGATGATGCGTACCCATGAGGGCAACCGTCCAGGCGATAACTGGCAGTTCGACGGCGACGCGGAAACCATCGCGCACTTCGCGCGCATGACCACCGTCTTCACCACCCTGAAGCCGTACATCAAAGCCGCGGTCGCGCAGAACGCGAAAAGCGGCCTGCCGGTGATGCGCCCGCTGTTCCTGCACTATGAAGACGACGCGCGCGCCTACACGCTGAAATACCAGTACCTGTTTGGCCGCGATCTGCTGGTAGCGCCGGTTCATGAAGAGGGGCGCCGCAACTGGTCGCTCTATCTGCCGCAGGACAGCTGGGTGAATGCGTGGACCGGGGAAATCTGCCGGGGCGGTGACGTGACCGTAGATGCCCCGCTCGGCAAGCCGCCGGTCTTCTACCGCCAGCACAGCGAATGGGCAGATCTGTTTAGCACCTTACGTCATATCTGATAAGGCTCGCCCGCGGGGCAACCTGCGGGCAGACGGAGAACAATAATGAGTCAACATACTTCCGATCCGGCTACCCTACGCCTGCCGTTTAAAGAAAAACTCGCCTACGGGATGGGCGATCTCGGCTCAAACATCCTGCTGGATATCGGCACGCTTTATCTGCTGAAGTTTTACACAGACGTGCTGGGCCTGCCGGGCACCTACGGCGGAATTATCTTCCTGATTGCGAAGTTCTTTACCGCCTTCACCGATATGGGCACCGGGATCATGCTCGACTCCCGGCGCAAGATCGGCCCGAAAGGGAAATTCCGCCCGTTCGTGCTCTATGCGGCGTTCCCGGTGACCTTACTGGCGATTGCCAACTTCGTTGGCACGCCGTTTGAAATCACCGGTAAAACGGTGATGGCGACGGTGCTGTTCATGCTGTACGGCCTGTTCTTCAGCATGATGAACTGCTCCTACGGCGCGATGGTGCCCGCCATTACCAAAAACCCGGACGAGCGCGCCTCGCTGGCCGCCTGGCGTCAGGGCGGCGCTACGCTGGGCCTGCTGCTCTGTACCGTGGGTTTTGTTCCGGTGATGAACCTGATTGAAGGCAATGACCAGCTTGGCTATATCTTTGCCGCCACCCTCTTCTCGCTGTTCGGACTGTTTTTTATGTGGTGGTGCTACAAGGGGGTGACCGAGCGTTACGTCGAGGCGCAACCCGCCAACCCGGCGCAAAAACCGGGGCTGCTGCAGTCGTTTCGCGCCATCGCCGGGAACCGTCCGCTGTTTATCCTGTGCATCGCCAACCTGTGCACGCTGGGCGCCTTTAACGTCAAACTCGCCATTCAGGTCTACTACACGCAGTACGTGCTGAACGACCCGATCCTGCTGTCGTACATGGGCTTCTTCAGCATGGGCTGCATTTTTATCGGCGTCTTTATGATGCCCGGCGCGGTGCGGCGCTTCGGCAAGAAAAAGGTCTACATCAGCGGGCTGATGATTTGGGTGGCGGGCGATCTGCTCAACTACTTCTTCGGCGGCGGCTCGGTGAGCTTTGTGGCGTTCTCCTGCCTGGCCTTTTTCGGCTCCGCGTTCGTGAACAGCCTGAACTGGGCGCTGGTGTCCGATACCGTGGAGTACGGTGAGTGGCGCACCGGCGTGCGCTCCGAAGGAACGGTGTATACCGGTTTTACCTTCTTCCGGAAGGTCTCCCAGGCGCTGGCGGGCTTCTTCCCGGGGATCATGCTCACGCAGATCGGCTATGTGCCCAACGTGGTGCAATCCAGTGGCACGGTTGAAGGGCTGCGGCAGCTGATATTTATCTACCCGAGCCTGCTGGCGGTTATCACCATCGTGGCGATGGGCTGCTTCTACAACCTCAACGAGAAGATGTATGTGCGCATCGTCGAAGAGATCGAACTGCGCAAACGTACGGCATAATGACGTGATAGAGCGCCCTGCGGGGCGCTTTGAGGATCGACCATGACACATAATACTGATCCGTTAACCCTGAAATTGAGCCTGCGAGAGAAGTGCGCCTACGGGATGGGCGATTTTGGCTCGAACTTGATGCTGTGTATTGGCACGCTGTATCTGCTGAAGTTTTACACCGATGAACTGGGCATGCCGGCGTTCTACGGCGGCATTATTTTCCTCGTCGCGAAGTTTTTCACCGCCTTTACCGACATGCTGACCGGGGTGCTGCTCGACTCACGGCGTAACATCGGCGCGCGGGGGAAGTTCCGGCCGTTCATTCTTTATGCCTCCGTTCCGGTGGCGCTGGTGGCGACGGCGCAGTTTATGGCCAACGACTTTAGCCTGACGGTGAAAACGGCTCTCGCCACCGTGCTCTTCATGATGTTTGGCCTCTGCTATAGCCTGATGAACTGCGCCTACGGTGCGATGGTCCCGGCCATCACCAAAAACCCGAACGAGCGCGCGCAGCTGGCGGCGTGGCGTCAGGGCGGCGCAACGGTAGGACTGTTGCTCTGCACCGTCGGCTTTATGCCGATTCAGGCGCTGTTCGTCCACCAGCCCTCACTCGGCTATCTGGTGGCCGCGCTGGTGTTCGTTACCGGCGGCCTGTTCTGCATGTGGTGGTGCTACAGCGGGGTGAAAGAGCGCTACGTGGAGCTCACACCCGATCACCATAAGCCCGGCATTCTGAAATCATTCTGCGCGATTTTCCGCAATCCACCGCTGCTGGTGCTGTGCATCGCCAACCTGTGTACCCTCGCCGCCTTCAACATCAAGCTGGCGATTCAGGTCTATTACACCCAGTACGTGCTGAACGATCTGCATCTGCTGTCGTGGATGGGCTTTTTCAGCATGGGCTGCATTCTGATTGGCGTGTTTCTGGTGCCCGGCGCGGTAAAGCGCTTTGGCAAGAAACCGGTCTATCTGGGCGGGCTGGCGCTGTGGGCGGTGGGCGACGTGCTGAATTTCTTCTGGGGGACCAGTTCCCTGCTGTTCGTGCTGTTTTCCTGCATGGCCTTCTTCGGCACGGCGTTTGTGAACAGCCTGAACTGGGCGCTGGTGCCGGATACCGTTGATTACGGCGAGTGGAAAACCGGCATTCGCGCCGAAGGGTCGGTGTATACCGGCTATACCTTCTCGCGCAAAATCTCCGCCGCGCTCGCCGGTTTCCTGCCTGGCATTATGCTGACCCAGATTGGCTACGTTCCCCATGCCGTGCAGAGCGCGGGCACGCTGCTTGGGTTGCGTCAGCTGATTTTCCTCTGGCCGTGCGGCCTGGCGATTGTTGCTGCCGTGACCATGGGGCTGTTTTATAAACTCAACGAAGCGCGCTTCGCCTTTATTATCGAGGAGATTGGAAAACGGAAGAAACAAACCGCGAATACCCCTGAGATAACCACCAACAATAAAGCGTCAGCAGTCACTTTATAACAATAAATCCGGCCACTATGTCCTTCCTGTTTATCAGGAGGGAGGCCTTTCTGTACCTGATACATGGACAAATTATGAAAAGAATCATCACTGTACTGATCGTGTCGTCTGTGTCCTGCCCGGTATTTGCCGGGGCCTATGTCGAAACGCGTGAAGCCTACAATACGGCCTCAGAGATGCACGAGGTGATCCTGCGTGCGGGTTATAACTTCGATATGGGCGCGGGACTGATGTTCACCAACGCCTATAACGTGGGTAAATGGGATGAACTTAAGCACAGCTATAACGAAATCGAGGGGTGGTATCCGCTCTTTAAGCCAACCGATAAACTCACCTTCCAGCCCGGCGGGTTGATTAACGACAGCAGCGCCGGTTCGGGTGGCGCGGTTTATTTAGATACCAACTACAAATTTACAGACTGGTTTAATCTGACGTTCCGCTATCGCTATAACCATAACAACTACGATACGCCGGACTATAACGGGCAGATGGATAAGAACGACACGCACGAATTTGCCAACTACTGGAATTTCAAAGTAACGGATGCATTTTTCTACACCTTTGAACCGCACTTTTTCCAGCGGGTGAATGACTACCACAGCAAAAATGGCAAAGACCATCACTGGGAAATTACCAATAAATTCAGTTACAGGATCGACAGAAACTGGCTGCCGTACCTCGAACTGCAGTGGCTGGACCGATGGAATGATTACAACCGGGAGCAGTACCGGATCCGTTTAGGGCTACGGTATTCGTTCTAATAAAAAAAGCCGCCGATCGCTCAGCGGCTTTTTCGTTGCCGGGTGGCGCATGCGCATACCCGGCCTACGGCATAACCGAATTACTCTTCTTTCGCACCGCGCATAGCACGTTTACGATCGTTCTCGGTCAGGTGACGTTTACGGATACGGATAGACAGCGGAGTCACTTCTACCAGTTCGTCGTCATCGATGAATTCCAGAGCCTGCTCCAGAGTCATCTTGATCGGTGGAACCAGAACCGTTGCTTCGTCAGTACCGGACGCACGCATGTTGGTCAGTTTCTTACCGGTCAGGCAGTTTACGGTCAGGTCGTTAGAACGGCTGTGAATACCGATGATCTGGCCTTCGTAAACTTCAGCACCGTGACCCAGGAACAGCTTACCGCGATCCTGCAGACCGAACAGCGCAAACGCAACCGCTTTACCCTGACCGTTGGAGATCAGCACGCCGTTGTTACGCTGGCCCACTTCGCCCGGACGCACGTCGTCGTAGTGGCTGAAGGTGGAGTACAGCAGACCGGTACCAGAGGTCATGGTCATGAACTCAGAACGGAAGCCGATCAGGCCACGGCTTGGGATCACGTAGTCGAGACGTACGCGGCCTTTGCCATCTGGATTCATGTTTTTCAGGTCGCCTTTACGCTCGCCCAGCGCCTGCATCACAGAACCCTGGTGCTGCTCTTCAACGTCCAGCGTCACGTTTTCGAACGGCTCTTGTTTACGGCCGTCGATTTCGCGGAAGATAACTTTCGGACGGGAAACCGCCATCTCGAAACCTTCACGACGCATGTTTTCGATCAGAACAGACAGGTGCAGCTCACCACGACCGGATACGCGGAAGGCATCAGCGTCTTCGGTTTCTTCAACGCGCAGCGCAACGTTGTGCACCAGCTCTTTGTTCAGGCGGTCAAGGATCTGACGAGAGGTCACGAACTTACCTTCTTTACCACAGAACGGAGAGGTGTTGACGTTGAAGAACATGGTAACGGTTGGTTCATCAACAGACAGGGCTGGCAGCGCTTCCACGTTCTGCGGGTCGCAGATGGTGTCAGAGATGTTCAGCTCGCCCAGACCGGTGATCGCGATGATGTCGCCCGCTTCAGCCAGATCGCTGTCGATACGCTCCAGACCCAGGTGAGTCAGCACTTTGCCAACTTTACCGTTGCGGGTTTTGCCTTCGCTATCGATGATAGTAACCTGCTGGTTTGGCTTCACTTTACCGCGTTTGATACGACCGATACCGATGACGCCAACGTAGTTGTTGTAGTCCAGCTGGGAGATCTGCATCTGCAGTGGACCATCCAGATCAACATCCGGTGCCGGTACGTGATCGACAATCGCCTGATACAGCGGGGTCATGTCTTCCGCCATATCTTCGTGGTCCAGACCCGCGATACCATTCAGCGCCGAAGCGTAAATGATAGGGAAGTCCAGCTGTTCGTCGGTCGCGTCGAGGTTAACGAACAGGTCGAATACCTGATCAACAACCCAGTCAGGACGTGCGCCAGGACGGTCAACCTTGTTGATAACAACAATTGGTTTCAGGCCATGGGCAAATGCTTTTTTGGTCACGAAGCGCGTTTGCGGCATTGGGCCGTCAAATGCGTCAACCACCAGCAGCACGGAATCCACCATGGACATCACGCGCTCAACTTCACCACCGAAGTCGGCGTGCCCTGGGGTATCAACGATGTTGATACGGTAGTCATTCCATTTAATAGCGGTGTTTTTCGCGAGGATAGTAATCCCACGCTCTTTCTCCAAATCGTTGGAGTCCATCACACGCTCTTGAGTTTCGGCACGTGCATCAAACGTACCGGATTGCTGCAGCAGCTTATCAACCAGGGTAGTTTTACCATGGTCAACGTGCGCGATGATGGCGATGTTACGCAAATTTTCGATCACAACTTTGCCTCAGGCATTAGAAATAGCGCGTTATTGTACACGGATTAATCGCACTACAAAACAGGATCACAAACATCCTCCGCAAACAAGTATCGCAGAGATGCTTTGTGATCGCTTTCACGGAGCGAAAAAGGGCACTTTAACGAAAATTGCACCAATATGGTGCTCGGTGTTCACACTGAAGCACTATACTGGTGCAACATTACCATTGTGGTGCAGCCCTTTTGCACTATGGTGCGCATGATAACGCCTTTTTGGGGTGTTTTAAAAGTTGGCACAGATTTCGCTTTATAAAAATTACATGGCAACAGCCAGTACAAACAGAAACTGAAGACCTCGTTACCACGACGACAATGACCAATCTGGAGAGTTAAGTATGTCCGCTGAACACGTTTTGACGATGCTGAACGAACATGAAGTGAAGTTTGTTGATCTCCGCTTCACCGACACCAAAGGTAAAGAACAGCACGTCACAATCCCTGCTCATCAGGTGAACGCCGAATTCTTTGAAGAAGGCAAAATGTTTGACGGCTCCTCCATTGGTGGCTGGAAAGGCATTAACGAATCCGACATGGTTCTGATGCCAGATGCAACCACTGCGGTCATTGATCCGTTCTTCGAAGAACCTACCCTGATCATCCGTTGCGACATCCTCGAGCCAGGCACGCTGCAGGGCTACGACCGCGACCCACGTTCTATCGCGAAACGCGCTGAAGAGTACCTGCGTTCTACCGGCATCGCGGACACCGTTCTGTTCGGGCCAGAGCCAGAGTTCTTCCTGTTCGATGACATCCGTTTTGGTGCCTCTATCTCTGGCTCCCACGTGGCTATCGACGACATCGAAGGCGCATGGAACTCCTCCACCAAATACGAAGGCGGTAACAAAGGTCACCGTCCAGGCGTGAAAGGCGGTTACTTCCCGGTTCCTCCGGTCGACTCTGCACAGGACATTCGTTCCACCATGTGTCTGGTGATGGAAGAGATGGGCCTGGTTGTTGAAGCTCACCACCACGAAGTGGCGACTGCGGGTCAGAACGAAGTGGCTACCCGCTTCAACACCATGACCAAAAAAGCGGACGAAATTCAGATCTACAAATACGTTGTGCACAACGTTGCGCACCGTTTCGGTAAAACTGCGACCTTCATGCCAAAACCAATGTTTGGCGACAACGGTTCCGGTATGCACTGCCACATGTCTCTGTCCAAGAACGGTACCAACCTGTTCTCTGGTGACAAATATGCCGGTCTGTCCGAGCAGGCGCTGTACTACATTGGCGGCGTAATCAAACACGCTAAAGCGATCAACGCCCTGGCGAACCCAACCACCAACTCCTATAAGCGTCTGGTCCCGGGCTACGAAGCGCCAGTGATGCTGGCCTACTCTGCGCGTAACCGTTCTGCTTCTATCCGTATCCCGGTGGTGGCGTCTCCTAAAGCGCGTCGTATCGAAGTTCGCTTCCCGGATCCAGCGGCTAACCCATACCTGTGCTTCGCAGCACTGCTGATGGCCGGTCTGGACGGTATCAAGAACAAGATCCACCCAGGCGAAGCGATGGACAAAAACCTGTACGACCTGCCGCCAGAAGAAGCGAAAGAGATCCCTCAGGTTGCTGGCTCTCTGGAAGAAGCCCTGCAGGCGCTGGACGCAGACCGTGAGTTCCTGACCGCAGGTGGCGTATTCACTGACGACGCTATCGATGCTTACATCGCCCTGCGTACTGAAGAGAACGACCGCGTGCGTATGACGCCGCATCCGGTTGAGTTCGAACTGTACTACAGCGTTTAATTAAGTTGTTTTACCCGGCGTGACAAGCGCCGGGAGTAGTTGCCGTGGAAACTTTTAGCCCATCTCCGGATGGGCTTTTTTCTCCACCAACAACCTGATCTCACGCGCTTTTGACGCCGAAAACGCTATACTGCACTAAATTAGTGCAAACGACTCCAGGAGACTGCTGAATGGCAACTGGCACGCTGCCCGATGCTGGGCAGATCCTCAATTCTTTGATTAACAGCATTTTGCTGGTGGATGACGAGCTGGCCGTTCATTACGCCAACCCGGCGGCACAGCAGCTGCTCGCCCAAAGCGCACGCAAACTGTTCGGCACCCCGCTTCCGGAACTTCTGAGCTATTTTTCGCTGAATATTGGCCTGATGCAGGAAAGTTTACAGGCGGGCCAGGGTTTCACCGATAACGAAGTGACGCTGGTGATCGACGGGCGCTCGCACATTCTGTCGCTGACCGCGCAACGTCTTCCCGAAGGCTTGATCCTGCTGGAAATGGCGCCGATGGATAATCAGCGTCGCCTGAGCCAGGAGCAGCTTCAGCATGCGCAGCAAATTGCCGCCCGAGACCTGGTGCGCGGCCTGGCGCATGAAATCAAAAACCCGTTGGGTGGGTTACGCGGCGCGGCGCAGCTTCTGACCAAGGCGCTGCCCGACCCTGCGCTGGCGGAGTATACCAACGTCATCATCGAGCAGGCGGACCGCCTGCGGAATCTGGTTGACCGTCTTCTCGGGCCACAGCAGCCGGGAATGCACGTCACAGAAAGCATCCATAAAGTGGCCGAGCGGGTGGTGAAGCTCGTCTCGATGGAGCTGCCAGAGAACGTCACGCTGGTGCGTGATTACGACCCAAGCCTGCCGGAACTGGCCCATGACCCGGATCAGATTGAGCAGGTCCTGTTGAACATTGTGCGCAATGCCCTGCAGGCGCTGGGACCGGAAGGGGGCGAGATTATTTTACGCACCCGTACCGCCTTCCAGCTCACGTTACACGGCGTGCGCTATCGGCTTGCGGCCCGTATCGACGTCGAGGATAACGGCCCCGGTATTCCATCGCATCTTCAGGACACTCTGTTCTACCCGATGGTCAGCGGCCGCGAAGGCGGAACCGGCCTGGGCTTATCCATTGCCCGCAGTTTGATCGACCAACACTCTGGAAAAATTGAATTTACCAGTTGGCCGGGACATACCGAGTTTTCGGTTTTCCTGCCGATTAAAAAATAAAGGTGACGTTTATGCAACGAGGGATAGTCTGGGTAGTCGATGACGATAGCTCCATCCGTTGGGTGCTTGAACGCGCGCTCACAGGGGCAGGATTAAGCTGCACGACGTTTGAGAGCGGCAGCGAAGTGCTCGACGCACTCACCACTAAAACGCCCGATGTTCTGCTGTCGGATATCCGTATGCCGGGCATGGACGGGCTGGCGCTGTTAAAGCAGATCAAACAACGCCACCCTATGCTTCCGGTCATCATAATGACGGCTCATTCCGATCTGGATGCCGCGGTGAGCGCTTACCAGCAAGGGGCATTCGATTATCTGCCCAAACCGTTTGATATCGACGAAGCGGTGGCGCTGGTTGAGCGCGCGATTAGCCATTACCAGGAGCAGCAGCAGCCGCGCCACGCGCCCGATTTTGGGCCAACCACCGACATCATCGGCGAAGCGCCGGCGATGCAGGACGTGTTTCGCATTATTGGCCGTCTGTCCCGCTCGTCCATCAGCGTCTTGATCAACGGCGAATCGGGGACCGGTAAAGAGCTTGTGGCCCATGCCCTGCATCGCCACAGCCCGCGGGCAAAAGCGCCGTTTATCGCCCTGAATATGGCGGCGATCCCGAAGGACTTGATTGAATCCGAACTGTTCGGGCACGAAAAAGGGGCGTTTACCGGCGCAAATACCATTCGCCAGGGGCGCTTCGAACAGGCTGACGGCGGCACGCTGTTCCTGGATGAGATCGGCGATATGCCGCTGGACGTTCAGACCCGTCTGCTGCGCGTGCTGGCCGACGGGCAGTTTTATCGCGTGGGCGGTTATGCGCCGGTGAAGGTGGACGTGCGTATTATCGCCGCGACCCACCAGAACCTGGAGCAGCGCGTGCAGGAAGGCAAATTCCGGGAGGATTTATTCCATCGTCTGAACGTCATTCGCGTTCATCTGCCGCCGCTGCGTGAACGCCGGGAAGATATTCCCCGCCTGGCGCGTCATTTCCTGCAGGTGGCCGCCCGCGAGCTGGGCGTAGAAGCCAAGCAGCTTCACCCGGAAACCGATGCTGCCCTCACCCGCCTCGCGTGGCCGGGCAACGTGCGTCAGCTGGAAAATACCTGCCGCTGGTTAACCGTGATGGCTGCCGGTCAGGAAGTGCTGATTCAGGATTTACCGGCCGAGCTGTTTGAGGCGACCGCGCCGGAAAGCAGTAGCGGACACGCGCTGCCGGACAGCTGGGCGACGCTGCTGGCGCAGTGGGCCGACCGCGCGCTGCGTTCCGGTCATCAAAACCTGCTGTCTGAGGCTCAGCCTGAGATGGAGCGTACGCTGTTGACCACCGCGCTTCGTCATACCCAGGGTCATAAGCAGGAAGCCGCTCGCCTGTTAGGATGGGGACGCAATACCCTGACGCGCAAGCTGAAAGAGCTGGGAATGGAGTAATATCCGCGCTTGTGTAAAGGTTATTAATTGAGCGCAAATTGCCGTTATTTTGCGCTTTACTGTTCCGATGAGTTTTGTATGATCGTGCCCGGAAATTGGGGGTGAACATCATGCTGGAAACATTCGTGAATATGCTCTCTA harbors:
- the ompL gene encoding porin OmpL, producing the protein MKRIITVLIVSSVSCPVFAGAYVETREAYNTASEMHEVILRAGYNFDMGAGLMFTNAYNVGKWDELKHSYNEIEGWYPLFKPTDKLTFQPGGLINDSSAGSGGAVYLDTNYKFTDWFNLTFRYRYNHNNYDTPDYNGQMDKNDTHEFANYWNFKVTDAFFYTFEPHFFQRVNDYHSKNGKDHHWEITNKFSYRIDRNWLPYLELQWLDRWNDYNREQYRIRLGLRYSF
- the typA gene encoding ribosome-dependent GTPase TypA; this translates as MIENLRNIAIIAHVDHGKTTLVDKLLQQSGTFDARAETQERVMDSNDLEKERGITILAKNTAIKWNDYRINIVDTPGHADFGGEVERVMSMVDSVLLVVDAFDGPMPQTRFVTKKAFAHGLKPIVVINKVDRPGARPDWVVDQVFDLFVNLDATDEQLDFPIIYASALNGIAGLDHEDMAEDMTPLYQAIVDHVPAPDVDLDGPLQMQISQLDYNNYVGVIGIGRIKRGKVKPNQQVTIIDSEGKTRNGKVGKVLTHLGLERIDSDLAEAGDIIAITGLGELNISDTICDPQNVEALPALSVDEPTVTMFFNVNTSPFCGKEGKFVTSRQILDRLNKELVHNVALRVEETEDADAFRVSGRGELHLSVLIENMRREGFEMAVSRPKVIFREIDGRKQEPFENVTLDVEEQHQGSVMQALGERKGDLKNMNPDGKGRVRLDYVIPSRGLIGFRSEFMTMTSGTGLLYSTFSHYDDVRPGEVGQRNNGVLISNGQGKAVAFALFGLQDRGKLFLGHGAEVYEGQIIGIHSRSNDLTVNCLTGKKLTNMRASGTDEATVLVPPIKMTLEQALEFIDDDELVEVTPLSIRIRKRHLTENDRKRAMRGAKEE
- the glnA gene encoding glutamate--ammonia ligase codes for the protein MSAEHVLTMLNEHEVKFVDLRFTDTKGKEQHVTIPAHQVNAEFFEEGKMFDGSSIGGWKGINESDMVLMPDATTAVIDPFFEEPTLIIRCDILEPGTLQGYDRDPRSIAKRAEEYLRSTGIADTVLFGPEPEFFLFDDIRFGASISGSHVAIDDIEGAWNSSTKYEGGNKGHRPGVKGGYFPVPPVDSAQDIRSTMCLVMEEMGLVVEAHHHEVATAGQNEVATRFNTMTKKADEIQIYKYVVHNVAHRFGKTATFMPKPMFGDNGSGMHCHMSLSKNGTNLFSGDKYAGLSEQALYYIGGVIKHAKAINALANPTTNSYKRLVPGYEAPVMLAYSARNRSASIRIPVVASPKARRIEVRFPDPAANPYLCFAALLMAGLDGIKNKIHPGEAMDKNLYDLPPEEAKEIPQVAGSLEEALQALDADREFLTAGGVFTDDAIDAYIALRTEENDRVRMTPHPVEFELYYSV
- the glnL gene encoding nitrogen regulation protein NR(II), giving the protein MATGTLPDAGQILNSLINSILLVDDELAVHYANPAAQQLLAQSARKLFGTPLPELLSYFSLNIGLMQESLQAGQGFTDNEVTLVIDGRSHILSLTAQRLPEGLILLEMAPMDNQRRLSQEQLQHAQQIAARDLVRGLAHEIKNPLGGLRGAAQLLTKALPDPALAEYTNVIIEQADRLRNLVDRLLGPQQPGMHVTESIHKVAERVVKLVSMELPENVTLVRDYDPSLPELAHDPDQIEQVLLNIVRNALQALGPEGGEIILRTRTAFQLTLHGVRYRLAARIDVEDNGPGIPSHLQDTLFYPMVSGREGGTGLGLSIARSLIDQHSGKIEFTSWPGHTEFSVFLPIKK